In Salmo salar chromosome ssa15, Ssal_v3.1, whole genome shotgun sequence, one genomic interval encodes:
- the LOC106571248 gene encoding claudin-20 — MASSTMQILAFALALLGVLGATVATLLPNWKVSADVGSNIMTAISQMQGLWMDCTWYSTGVFSCTLKYSVLSLPAYLQTARTTMVLSCMMGCLGLCLAALGLKCTRWGGSHRAKGHAAIAAGGCFILAGILCLVPASWFTNEVITTFLDSNVPESSKYEPGGAVYVTFVSAGFLLASGVIFCLFCHRKRDYTSTSTSTTFPDKLLQQQINQEQLQRDLIQCDLIQREQQQREQKDFKQQTSPNEQSSQEQLQWVDKGSQGKVQAADDIQQEKPLHEDKGTQQFYSPSRVPPKDTLAGYSLQDYV; from the coding sequence ATGGCGTCCTCCACCATGCAGATCCTCGCCTTCGCCCTGGCGCTGCTGGGCGTCCTGGGCGCCACCGTGGCCACGCTGCTGCCCAACTGGAAGGTGAGTGCCGACGTGGGCTCCAACATCATGACCGCCATCTCCCAGATGCAGGGGCTGTGGATGGACTGCACCTGGTACAGCACCGGCGTGTTCAGCTGCACCTTGAAGTACTCCGTGCTGTCGCTGCCCGCCTACCTGCAGACCGCCAGGACGACAATGGTTCTGTCGTGCATGATGGGTTGCCTGGGCCTCTGTCTTGCTGCCCTAGGGCTGAAGTGCACCCGCTGGGGGGGCAGTCACCGGGCAAAGGGGCACGCGGCCATTGCCGCGGGGGGTTGCTTCATCCTGGCTGGCATTCTCTGCCTGGTGCCCGCTTCCTGGTTCACCAACGAGGTCATCACCACCTTCCTGGATTCCAACGTGCCCGAGAGCAGCAAATACGAGCCTGGGGGGGCCGTGTACGTGACCTTTGTCTCTGCCGGCTTCCTGCTTGCCAGTGGGgtcatcttttgtttgttttgtcacaGAAAAAGAGActacacctccacctccacctctaccacctttcctgacaaactactgcagcagcaGATAAACCAGGAGCAACTACAGCGCGATCTGATACAGTGTGACCTGATACAGCGCGAGCAACAGCAACGGGAGCAGAAGGACTTTAAACAGCAGACGTCGCCTAATGAGCAGTCGAGCCAGGAGCAGCTACAGTGGGTTGACAAAGGGTCCCAGGGTAAGGTCCAAGCAGCTGACGATATCCAGCAGGAGAAGCCTCTACATGAAGACAAGGGAACACAGCAGTTCTACTCTCCATCCAGAGTCCCTCCAAAAGACACCCTGGCTGGCTACAGCCTGCAGGACTATGTTTAA